From a single Mycolicibacterium mengxianglii genomic region:
- a CDS encoding S53 family peptidase has protein sequence MRTATVRSLIALLLVGAVLFGIDLSGSEETPDDKVIGGPYASLLAASTDLGPAREKRIQFTASLTRRSQPTALIDWARGRSLSVQWRPGDDWVVVEGSPDAVERAFDVSVRDYRGKKGQLFYASPHQPAVPEQLRAEVSGMGRILSYTPHHMSRPAPFPLDVPDRGLAPDALLNTYNADELARDGFTGKGITIVIFAFDGFRQSDLDKFTTTFGLPQFTPEVVGGSPGEPRGELSMDLQVAHAIAPDARKVVVNARPTVEGGGGYRKIGQMLEDTDRRFPGAVWSFSIGWGCDKLITAADLAPVRSALRTAQSHGTTAYNASGDLAGMECRGGQDWSSPPSEQDVGLDSIASLPEMTSVGGTTLSTDADGEWVSEQTWFDVPLSQGTGGGISALFDLPPWQRIAAQAVPPGRNTGKRMTPDIAAVADPFTGMKIVLDDQVVVGGGTSQSAPIWAGLTALMNQYLVENNGTLIGDINPLLYRIAEGAPRPAFRDVTLGGNAVDNAGPGYDLVTGLGTPDIANLVRNLEIAQKVQA, from the coding sequence ATGAGAACGGCCACCGTTCGTTCGCTGATTGCGTTGCTTCTCGTCGGAGCAGTGCTATTCGGTATTGATCTGTCCGGCAGCGAGGAGACCCCCGATGACAAGGTCATCGGGGGTCCCTACGCGTCTTTGCTGGCGGCGTCGACAGACCTCGGGCCGGCGCGTGAGAAGCGCATCCAGTTCACCGCCAGCCTCACCAGACGATCTCAGCCCACGGCACTGATCGACTGGGCACGGGGCCGGTCGCTGTCGGTCCAGTGGCGACCCGGCGACGACTGGGTGGTCGTCGAGGGATCACCCGACGCCGTCGAGAGAGCATTCGACGTCTCCGTGCGTGACTACCGGGGTAAGAAGGGTCAACTCTTCTATGCCTCCCCGCACCAGCCCGCGGTGCCCGAGCAGCTGCGTGCAGAAGTGTCCGGAATGGGGCGGATCCTCAGTTACACACCGCATCACATGTCGCGACCTGCCCCCTTCCCGCTTGATGTCCCCGACCGGGGATTGGCCCCCGACGCGCTGCTGAACACCTACAACGCCGACGAGCTGGCTCGCGACGGTTTCACCGGCAAAGGAATCACCATCGTGATCTTCGCCTTCGATGGATTTCGGCAATCCGACTTGGACAAATTCACCACGACGTTCGGGCTTCCTCAGTTCACCCCCGAGGTGGTCGGCGGATCTCCCGGTGAACCGCGCGGTGAGCTGTCGATGGATCTTCAAGTGGCACACGCCATTGCGCCGGACGCACGCAAGGTCGTGGTGAATGCCCGCCCCACCGTCGAAGGCGGTGGCGGATACCGCAAGATCGGTCAGATGCTCGAGGACACCGACCGTCGATTCCCCGGCGCGGTGTGGAGTTTCTCCATCGGCTGGGGCTGCGACAAACTCATCACTGCCGCGGACCTGGCCCCGGTCCGGTCTGCGCTGCGCACCGCGCAGTCGCACGGGACCACGGCCTACAACGCCAGCGGTGATCTGGCCGGCATGGAATGCCGTGGCGGACAGGACTGGTCGTCACCGCCGAGTGAGCAGGATGTCGGCCTCGACTCGATCGCTTCTTTGCCGGAGATGACCAGTGTCGGAGGTACGACACTGTCCACCGACGCGGACGGAGAATGGGTGTCCGAGCAGACCTGGTTCGATGTCCCGCTATCGCAGGGCACCGGCGGTGGGATATCGGCACTGTTCGATCTGCCCCCTTGGCAACGCATCGCCGCGCAAGCGGTACCGCCTGGGCGCAATACCGGTAAGCGCATGACACCGGACATCGCCGCGGTGGCCGACCCGTTCACCGGTATGAAGATCGTGCTCGACGATCAGGTGGTCGTCGGCGGCGGCACCTCACAGTCGGCACCGATCTGGGCAGGCTTGACGGCGCTGATGAACCAGTATCTGGTCGAGAACAACGGGACCCTGATCGGCGATATCAACCCGTTGTTGTACCGCATCGCCGAGGGTGCGCCCCGACCCGCCTTCCGGGATGTGACGTTGGGAGGCAACGCCGTGGACAACGCCGGCCCCGGTTACGACCTGGTCACCGGGCTCGGCACTCCGGATATCGCCAACCTCGTCCGCAACCTGGAGATCGCACAGAAGGTGCAGGCCTGA
- a CDS encoding DUF2339 domain-containing protein yields the protein MSAPGMVECPVCQVDVPAGEYCGLCGMPLDEHRSGDGPHWLRARAFSAASGQRLLAPALTSSLFPHLPPRSRKVFLMALGLLVAALIVATFLRMPAALVAVASLGLPLLFALYLWESGVSRDYPRAILTLTVILGITLGVGWVLLTGAAVARAYGVPLGAGIAGGLVLRDGIAIPLGSMLLMLAPAVVARSAWRGRRESLDGYVIGAMGALTFTAAATLTRLAPQFTTGMINRARPLDGLLVEAGIRGIAMPLTAAAVGGLIGTALWFTRPPTKALENRAFVRGTLILIAVVVIAIYASLGVVDVARLPQVLQLALHLTLTAFALLALRVGLHLALLHEAHDEVRIDEPILCIECNHVVPDAAFCARCGAAMHASSRRSRRIRRDDRPVRVAEQPPAGKVVVGLLPGYSLYSGEFEAAQPPKASFRTVALALGITIVVLAGGLVGLSGLISKPAPKYVCPPDCGSPPMNRAVEINPRFTSADGAFSVSYPVEGSAYEISKHDNGVTAVLRAGDGGTMQLFSRPAGGRTPKEIAIDLVNGTYPDTKTAYEIPNAMVGYQNGYGLAADIWPQGAMSSYSRMRVIVMVAVKNDLALIAGAVGPYRAFGPDFGSGKPSAANLQLALDMGKYVNSFSWRGDPPR from the coding sequence ATGAGCGCTCCCGGCATGGTGGAATGCCCGGTTTGCCAGGTCGACGTCCCTGCAGGCGAATACTGCGGGCTCTGCGGCATGCCGCTGGATGAACACCGCAGCGGGGACGGCCCACACTGGCTGCGTGCGCGCGCCTTCAGCGCCGCATCCGGGCAGCGATTGCTCGCGCCGGCGCTGACCAGTTCGCTCTTCCCGCACCTGCCGCCGCGATCACGCAAGGTGTTCCTGATGGCCCTGGGGCTGCTCGTGGCCGCCCTGATTGTCGCAACGTTCCTTCGTATGCCCGCCGCGCTTGTCGCGGTCGCCTCACTGGGCCTGCCGTTGTTGTTCGCCCTGTACTTATGGGAATCCGGTGTGTCCCGGGATTACCCCCGCGCCATCCTGACGCTGACGGTCATCCTCGGGATCACTCTCGGCGTCGGGTGGGTGCTGTTGACCGGAGCCGCCGTCGCCCGTGCCTACGGCGTACCGCTGGGCGCGGGTATCGCCGGGGGACTGGTTCTGCGCGACGGGATCGCAATACCGCTGGGCAGCATGTTGCTCATGTTGGCCCCGGCGGTAGTGGCCCGATCGGCGTGGCGAGGCAGACGAGAATCTCTGGATGGCTACGTCATCGGTGCGATGGGCGCCCTGACGTTCACCGCAGCAGCCACCCTGACGCGGTTGGCACCCCAGTTCACCACCGGGATGATCAACCGGGCGCGTCCACTGGATGGGCTGCTCGTCGAGGCCGGTATTCGCGGAATCGCCATGCCGCTGACCGCCGCGGCCGTCGGCGGTCTGATCGGCACCGCGTTGTGGTTCACCCGACCGCCGACCAAGGCGCTGGAGAACCGGGCGTTCGTCCGGGGAACTCTCATCTTGATCGCCGTGGTGGTGATCGCGATATACGCCTCGCTGGGCGTCGTCGACGTCGCCCGCCTTCCCCAGGTGTTGCAATTGGCACTGCATCTGACGCTGACCGCGTTTGCGTTGCTGGCACTGCGGGTCGGCCTGCATCTGGCCTTGCTGCATGAGGCGCATGATGAGGTTCGCATCGATGAGCCCATTCTGTGCATCGAGTGCAATCACGTTGTGCCCGACGCGGCGTTTTGCGCCAGATGTGGCGCTGCAATGCACGCGTCCTCACGCCGGTCACGCCGGATCCGACGCGACGATCGCCCCGTTCGGGTCGCCGAGCAACCACCGGCCGGGAAGGTCGTCGTAGGACTGCTGCCCGGTTATTCGCTGTACTCCGGTGAGTTCGAGGCGGCCCAGCCACCGAAGGCGTCGTTCCGCACAGTGGCGCTGGCGCTGGGGATCACGATCGTCGTGCTGGCCGGTGGGCTGGTCGGTCTGTCCGGGCTGATCTCCAAACCCGCTCCCAAATATGTCTGTCCGCCAGACTGCGGCAGCCCACCCATGAATCGCGCAGTGGAGATCAACCCCCGATTCACTTCGGCGGATGGGGCGTTCTCGGTGTCCTACCCCGTCGAGGGGTCGGCCTATGAGATCTCGAAACACGACAATGGGGTCACCGCAGTGCTGCGAGCCGGTGACGGCGGCACAATGCAGTTGTTCAGCCGTCCGGCAGGAGGGCGCACCCCGAAGGAAATCGCCATCGACCTGGTGAACGGAACTTACCCGGACACCAAGACCGCCTACGAAATCCCGAACGCGATGGTCGGCTACCAAAATGGATATGGGTTGGCTGCCGACATCTGGCCACAGGGTGCGATGAGCAGTTACTCGCGGATGCGCGTCATCGTGATGGTCGCCGTCAAGAACGATCTGGCCCTCATCGCGGGTGCGGTCGGGCCGTATCGCGCCTTCGGGCCCGACTTCGGTTCCGGAAAGCCTTCGGCCGCCAA